A DNA window from Ctenopharyngodon idella isolate HZGC_01 chromosome 10, HZGC01, whole genome shotgun sequence contains the following coding sequences:
- the LOC127521324 gene encoding trace amine-associated receptor 13c-like gives MINRSIMEDNSQEIQYCFPNNSLSCFKEIKHEVEYVILYIFISLLSVFTVFLNLLVIISISHFKQLHTPTNLIILSLAVADLIVGLIVIPFMGITFIESCWYFGETFCSLFLFIAFMVVSASLGNLVFISVDRYIAVSDPLRYTVRVTTDKVVFCIITNWLCSSIYSVIILYNTMFYPETHDRCYGECTVSFKFEHVVTDLIVTFVTPSSVVMSIYVKIFCVAKHQAKVVNSVTGVSRSQRKAAKTLGIVVMVYFMCWIPYYIVTLIEGNESTVQFNVTCWILYMNSCMNPLIYALFYKWFRLSAKHIVTLKICKPSSEYFSLFPEDK, from the coding sequence ATGATTAACAGGAGCATCATGGAGGACAACAGTCAAGAAATTCAGTATTGCTTTCCAAACaacagtttgtcatgtttcaaaGAAATCAAACATGAAGTGGAATACGtcattttgtacattttcatttctttattatCAGTGTTCACTGTGTTTCTGAACCTGCTGGTGATCATCTCCATCTCTCACTTCAAGCAGCTTCACACTCCAACCAACCTGATCATTCTCTCTCTGGCTGTGGCTGACCTGATTGTGGGACTGATTGTTATACCATTTATGGGCATCACATTCATAGAATCATGCTGGTACTTTGGAGAGACATTCTGttctctatttttatttattgcttttatggTTGTTTCAGCATCTCTTGGTAATTTAGTCTTTATATCTGTTGATCGTTACATTGCTGTGAGTGACCCTTTGAGATACACAGTAAGGGTCACAACtgataaagttgttttttgcaTTATTACAAACTGGCTGTGTTCAAGCATATATTCTGTCATTATCTTGTACAATACTATGTTCTACCCAGAGACACACGACAGGTGTTATGGCGAATGTACAGTTTCTTTTAAATTCGAACATGTTGTCACAGACCTCATAGTCACTTTTGTCACACCTTCATCTGTAGTCATGTCTATATATGTGAAAATCTTCTGTGTTGCGAAACATCAGGCCAAGGTTGTAAATTCTGTCACAGGTGTCAGCAGGTCACAAAGAAAGGCAGCAAAAACTTTGGGTATTGTTGTAATGGTTTACTTTATGTGTTGGATACCATACTATATAGTCACTCTTATTGAAGGAAATGAGTCAACGGTTCAATTTAATGTTACATGCTGGATTTTGTACATGAATTCCTGTATGAATCCCCTTATCTATGCTCTGTTTTATAAATGGTTCCGATTATCAGCTAAACACATTGTGACTCTAAAAATATGTAAACCATCTTCAGAATACTTTAGCCTTTTCCCAGAGGATAAATAA
- the LOC127520357 gene encoding trace amine-associated receptor 6-like: protein MLKRGVTNADNQATDYCFSNNNLSCIKEIKPEVEYFILYIFISLASVFTVFLNLLVIISISHFKQLHTPTNLLILSLAVADLIVGLIVIPLMGIRFIESCWYFGETFCTLFPFILYTVVSASLGNLVFISIDRYIAVKDPLQYSTRVTISKAVFCIILNWLCSSIYSVIMLYNAIFYTENPITCYGDCIVTVKFEYVLTDLIVSLVAPCSVIISLYGQIFCVAKYQARLINSVTNVSKSEKKAAKTLGIVIAVYLLCWIPYYIASLFPGYDSNESAVMNIMCWIMYLNSCMNPLIYALFYQWFRISTKHILSLKIFEPSSEYLSLFPEVNDQ, encoded by the coding sequence atgcTTAAAAGGGGAGTGACAAATGCAGACAATCAAGCAACGGACTACTGCTTTTCAAACAACAATTTGTCATGCATCAAAGAAATCAAACCTGAAGTagagtattttattttgtacatttttatatctttagcatctgtttttactgtgtttctgAACCTGCTGGTGATCATCTCCATCTCTCACTTCAAGCAGCTCCATACTCCAACCAACctgctcattctctctctggCTGTGGCCGACCTGATTGTGGGACTGATTGTTATACCATTAATGGGCATCAGATTCATAGAATCATGCTGGTACTTTGGAGAGACATTTTGTACTTTGTTCCCATTTATTCTTTATACTGTTGTTTCAGCATCTCTTggtaatttagtttttatatcTATAGATCGTTATATTGCTGTGAAAGATCCTCTGCAATATTCAACAAGGGTCACCATCAGCAAAGCTGTTTTTTGTATCATTTTAAACTGGCTATGTTCAAGCATATATTCGGTTATCATGTTATACAATGCTATCTTCTATACAGAGAACCCAATTACATGTTATGGGGACTGTATTGTTACTGTCAAGTTTGAGTATGTTCTCACAGACCTCATTGTTTCATTAGTGGCCCCTTGTTCAGTAATAATATCTTTATATGGGCAGATCTTCTGTGTAGCAAAATATCAAGCTCGGCTCATAAACTCTGTCACAAATGTCAGCAAGTCAGAAAAAAAGGCAGCAAAAACACTGGGGATTGTGATAGCAGTTTATCTTCTATGTTGGATACCGTATTACATAGCCTCTCTTTTTCCGGGATATGATTCAAATGAATCAGCTGTAATGAACATTATGTGTTGGATTATGTATTTGAATTCTTGTATGAATCCCCTCATCTATGCACTATTTTATCAATGGTTTAGAATATCAACTAAACACATTCTGTCTCTGAAAATATTTGAACCATCATCAGAATATTTAAGTCTATTTCCAGAGGTAAATGATCAATGA
- the LOC127521407 gene encoding trace amine-associated receptor 13c-like, which yields MFDMRIVEYDSQEIQYCFPDNNLSCFKNIKPEVEYIVLYVFISLLSVFTVFLNLLVIISISHFKQLHTPTNLIILSLAVADLIVGLIVIPIMGIRFIESCWYFGETFCSLFLFIIFMVVTASLGNLFFISIDRYIAVSDPLRYTVRVTTDKVVFCIIINWMCCGIYSVIILYNTMFYPETHDRCYGECTVSFKFEHFVTDLIVTFVAPSSVVMSIYVKIFCVAKHQAKVVNSVTGVSRSQRKAGKTLGIVVAVFFMCWIPYYIVTLIEGNESTESVELHVTCWILYMNSCMNPLIYALFYKWFRISAKHIVTLNIFKPSSEYFSIFPDDK from the coding sequence ATGTTTGACATGAGGATCGTGGAGTACGACAGTCAAGAAATCCAGTATTGCTTTCCAGACAACAATTTATCATGtttcaaaaatatcaaacctGAAGTGGAATAcattgttttgtatgttttcatttctttattatCAGTGTTCACTGTGTTTCTGAACCTGCTGGTGATCATCTCCATCTCTCACTTCAAGCAGCTTCACACTCCAACCAACCTGATCATTCTCTCTCTGGCTGTGGCTGACCTGATTGTGGGACTGATTGTTATACCAATAATGGGCATCAGATTCATAGAATCATGCTGGTACTTTGGAGAGACATTCTGttctctatttttatttattatttttatggttGTTACGGCATCTCttggtaatttattttttatatctaTAGATCGTTACATTGCTGTGAGTGACCCTTTGAGATACACAGTCAGGGTCACAACtgataaagttgttttttgcattattataaACTGGATGTGTTGTGGCatatattctgtcattattttgtaCAACACTATGTTTTATCCAGAGACGCACGACAGGTGTTATGGAGAATGTACAGTTTCTTTTAAGTTTGAACATTTTGTCACAGATCTCATAGTCACTTTTGTTGCCCCTTCTTCAGTAGTCATGTCTATATATGTGAAAATATTCTGTGTTGCAAAGCATCAGGCCAAGGTTGTAAATTCTGTCACAGGTGTCAGCAGGTCACAAAGAAAGGCAGGAAAAACTCTGGGAATTGTTGTCGCAGTTTTCTTTATGTGTTGGATACCGTATTACATAGTCACCCTTATTGAAGGAAATGAGTCAACAGAATCTGTTGAACTTCATGTAACGTGCTGGATTTTGTACATGAATTCCTGTATGAATCCACTTATCTATGCTCTGTTTTATAAATGGTTTAGAATATCAGCTAAACacattgtgactttaaatatattcaaaccaTCATCagaatattttagtattttccCAGATGATaaataa
- the LOC127521496 gene encoding trace amine-associated receptor 13c-like has translation MINRSIMEDNSQEIQYCFPNNSLSCFKEIKHEAEYVILYIFVFLASVFTVFLNLLVIISISHFKQLHTPTNLLILSLAVADLIVGLIVIPFMGITFIESCWYFGETFCSLYLFIAFMVVSASLGNLVFISVDRYIAVSDPLRYTVRVTTDKVVFCNFTNWLCSSIYSVIILYNTMFYPETHGRCYGECTVSFKFEHVVTDLIVTFVTPSSVVMSIYVKIFCVAKHQAKVVNSVTGVSRSQRKAAKTLGIVVMVYFMCWIPYYIVTLIEGNEPTVQFNVTCWILYMNSCMNPLIYALFYKWFRLSAKHIVTLKICKPSSEYFSLFPEDK, from the coding sequence ATGATTAACAGGAGCATCATGGAGGACAACAGTCAAGAAATCCAGTATTGCTTTCCAAACaacagtttgtcatgtttcaaaGAAATCAAACATGAAGCGGAATACGTCATTTTGTACATTTTCGTTTTTTTAGCATCAGTGTTCACTGTGTTTCTGAACCTGCTGGTGATCATCTCCATCTCTCACTTCAAGCAGCTTCACACTCCAACTAACCTGCTCATCCTCTCTCTGGCTGTGGCTGACCTGATTGTGGGACTGATTGTTATACCATTTATGGGCATCACATTCATAGAATCATGCTGGTACTTTGGAGAGACATTCTGTtctctatatttatttattgcttttatggTTGTTTCAGCATCTCTTGGTAATTTAGTCTTTATATCTGTTGATCGTTACATTGCTGTGAGTGACCCTTTGAGATACACAGTAAGGGTCACAACtgataaagttgttttttgcaattttacaaACTGGCTGTGTTCAAGCATATATTCTGTCATTATCTTGTATAATACTATGTTCTACCCAGAGACACACGGCAGGTGTTATGGAGAATGTACAGTTTCTTTTAAATTTGAACATGTTGTCACAGACCTCATAGTCACTTTTGTCACACCTTCTTCTGTAGTCATGTCTATCTATGTGAAAATCTTCTGTGTTGCGAAACATCAGGCCAAGGTTGTAAATTCTGTCACAGGTGTCAGCAGGTCACAAAGAAAGGCAGCAAAAACTTTGGGTATTGTTGTAATGGTTTACTTTATGTGTTGGATACCATACTATATAGTCACTCTTATTGAAGGAAATGAGCCAACGGTTCAATTTAATGTTACATGCTGGATTTTGTACATGAATTCCTGTATGAATCCCCTTATCTATGCTCTGTTTTATAAATGGTTCCGATTATCAGCTAAACACATTGTGACTCTAAAAATATGTAAACCATCTTCAGAATACTTTAGCCTTTTCCCAGAGGATAAATAA
- the LOC127521509 gene encoding trace amine-associated receptor 13c-like, translating to MMEEDISQEIQYCFPDNNLSCFKDIKPEVEYIVLYVFISLLSVFTVFLNLLVIISISHFKQLQTPTNLIILSLAVADLIVGLIVIPLMGIRFIESCWYFGETFCSLFLFIIFMVVTASFGNLFIISVDRYIAVSDPLRYTVRVTTDKVVFCIIINWMCCGIYSVLILYNTMFYPETHNRCYGECVVSFKFEHFVTDIIVTFVAPSSVIMSIYVKIFCVAKHQAKVVNSVTGISRSQRKAGKTLGIVVIVYFMCWIPYYIVILIEGNESTESVEFNVTCWIVYMNSCMNPLIYALFYKWFRISAKHILTLKILNPSSEYLSLFPEDK from the coding sequence ATGATGGAGGAGGACATCAGTCAAGAAATCCAATATTGCTTTCCAGACAACAATTTATCATGTTTCAAAGATATCAAACCTGAAGTGGAATAcattgttttgtatgttttcatttctttattatCAGTGTTCACTGTGTTTCTGAACCTGCTGGTGATCATCTCCATCTCTCACTTCAAGCAGCTCCAAACTCCAACCAACCTGATCATTCTCTCTCTGGCTGTGGCCGACCTGATTGTGGGACTGATTGTTATACCATTAATGGGCATCAGATTCATAGAATCATGCTGGTACTTTGGAGAGACATTCTGttctctatttttatttattatttttatggttGTTACGGCATCTTttggtaatttatttattatatctgTAGATCGTTATATTGCTGTGAGTGACCCTTTGAGATACACAGTCAGGGTCACAACtgataaagttgttttttgcattattataaACTGGATGTGTTGTGGCATATATTCTGTCCTTATCTTGTACAATACTATGTTTTACCCAGAGACACACAACAGGTGTTATGGAGAATGTGTAGTTTCTTTTAAGTTTGAACATTTTGTCACAGATATCATTGTCACTTTTGTTGCCCCTTCTTCTGTGATCATGTCTATATATGTGAAAATCTTCTGTGTTGCAAAGCATCAGGCCAAGGTTGTAAATTCTGTCACAGGGATCAGCAGGTCACAAAGAAAGGCAGGAAAAACTTTGGGTATTGTTGTAATAGTTTACTTTATGTGTTGGATACCATACTATATTGTCATCCTTATTGAAGGAAATGAGTCAACAGAATCAGTTGAATTTAATGTAACATGCTGGATTGTGTACATGAATTCCTGTATGAATCCACTTATCTATGCTCTGTTTTATAAATGGTTTAGAATATCAGCTAAACACATTCTGACTCTAAAAATCTTGAATCCATCATCAGAGTACTTAAGTCTTTTCCCAGAGGATAAATGA
- the LOC127520356 gene encoding trace amine-associated receptor 13c: MAYDKDHETQYCFPAINSSCFKKLHTPTNLLILSLAVADLLIGLIVIPIEGIKQIETCWYFGDTYCGLFVIIVRLLLSTSLSNLVLIAVDRYVAVCYSLLYPQKITITKTLTSICLSWFCCSVYNIWYVISNGYFNISDKTMCYGQCMVLITPAWRITDLIISFLFPCTVIITAYLRIFYVAHQQVKVINSQMNGVKCVMELSVRRKSESKAALTLGIIVTAYLLCWIPFYICSLTKTTTISSTTMTLLVWTFHINSGLNPIVYALFYRWFKISVKHILTLRIFQPASSLMDIFTECHS, from the exons ATGGCCTATGATAAGGATCATGAAACTCAATACTGCTTTCCTGCCATCAACTCATCATGT TTCAAGAAGCTTCACACTCCAACAAACctgctcattctctctctggCTGTGGCCGACCTGCTTATTGGACTTATTGTGATACCCATAGAGGGCATCAAACAAATTGAGACGTGTTGGTACTTTGGAGACACTTACTGTGGACTGTTTGTAATTATTGTTAGGTTGCTTCTTTCTACATCTCTtagtaatttagttttaattgctGTTGATCGTTATGTGGCTGTGTGTTACTCTTTATTGTACCCACAGAAAATAACCATAACTAAAACCTTAACAAGCATCTGTCTCTCCTGGTTTTGCTGTTCAGTTTACAATATTTGGTATGTAATTAGTAACGGATATTTTAACATCTCAGACAAAACAATGTGTTACGGCCAGTGTATGGTTTTGATTACTCCTGCTTGGAGAATCACTGATTtgatcatttcctttttatttCCTTGTACTGTGATAATCACTGCATATTTGAGGATATTTTATGTTGCACATCAGCAAGTGAAGGTTATTAACTCTCAAATGAATGGTGTAAAATGTGTAATGGAACTTTCAGTGAGGAGGAAATCTGAGAGCAAAGCTGCTCTGACATTAGGAATCATTGTGACAGCTTATCTGCTTTGCTGGATTCCATTCTACATCTGTTCTCTAACAAAAACCACAACTATTTCATCCACTACAATGACATTGCTAGTATGGACCTTTCATATAAACTCAGGTCTGAATCCTATTGTCTATGCTTTATTTTACCGCTGGtttaaaatatcagttaaaCACATCCTAACTCTTAGAATATTTCAGCCAGCATCCTCTCTGATGGACATTTTTACAGAATGTCATTCATGA